The nucleotide window TACACGAGCATTTTTTGATACCCACCCATATTATAAAACAATGTGTGCTTACACCACACTCCAAAGACCTTAGGAAAATTTCAGATGCAAGAACAGAACAGAAACGAACAGATTCGTAGAAGAAGATAAACGAATTCTTGTCCAATAATTCATCACCTCCTAGATTATGAACTCCTCCACTGAAGCTCGACTTGAATGCGGCCATTTCTGGAGTCAATAAGATGATATTTCTCATTGATTCTCTTATTGGTGACGGCATCTGCAACGTTGATGACCACATATCCCAGCATTTCCTGAGGACTTCGATGTAAGTCTCCAGAAGCAAGCATCAAGCAATTAATAATGCCTATCGATTGATTATTAAGAAAGAAAGATCAACATGGCAATTAGTAAGCATGCAAGAGCAATATAGTCAAGTCACTCCCACAAATAGAGAGGGCATCCGACGAGGTCCATGAAGATTTCCTAGTCAAAAATTAATACTTCTCTCATATTTTCATTAACTTATTATTGAGGCTAATCTACTGATCCAAAGTGATCAAACTCaagtcaacaacaacaacacatcCATGAAGTCCTTATAATTCAATTAAATCTTTACCCACACCACCAATATGGAGCTAAAGTAATTAGTTAGTTACATGTGAAGATCATAAGAAGCATGAAATAAGCTCACATAAATTTCATGGCAATTTATCAATCCACCAATTAAATGGATTAACTATTTGCAAAAAGAACATATTAAATACCATAACGAAGCAGATAAGATACATACTGACTGCATCGATGCAACAGACCAACAAAACAATTGAATGCAGAAAATTAAAGTTATAGTACTCGTACCTTAGAGTGGATTCCAATGCTTGGGGGCTTACTAAGAACCTCCACATGCATCTTATCATTTGTGGGTGGCTCCTCGCACATGTACTGGAACTCCTCTTCCCATCGTGGATCTCTGTTCTTCTTGAGGCACTGCACCGATCGCAACGACAAGTCACCTCGTGCATTCTCGATGTGGAGCGTCGTTCATGACGAAAGCTCGATAGAACGTGAGGCTACATCACCCTTGATCCTCGACTTACCTtggtcttcttctcctctcctctgaAAAGGATCCGGACATAGGGATTGGTATGGTGCTTCCCCTCGAGATCTTGAGCTTCGTGTACGATAACCACGAGCAAACCACCACCTGCGGGAGTGCCTTCAGGAGGCTTTTCGATCTCACCTTCATCCTCGCTGATGTCGTTGGCGACCTCCCCTTCCTTGAAAGGCCTATATGTGACCTCGAGAACGATCTGTCCACGCGACTTGTCGTTTTGAGGATCATTGGGATCCAGATTTTTTAGCAACTCCAGCGTTAGAGATTTAGTCTCGTCAGGGGTAAGATCCTTCAACGGGATAGAATTCACGCCCATCTTATCATGTTTTCCAACCTAGAGGGGAAGAATGCATTCGTATCGATCAGCACGTACAGACCAAAACATTACACCACTACAACTCCCGATAGTTAAAGAGGCAATACCTGTTCCCAGTCATAGACGCTGAGCTCCAGAGCTTGAGATTCTGGTTCCTTGACGACCAACTTGAATTCCTCGTTCCACTCAGGGTTCAGGTTGCTACGCTTCACGGTGGTTTTCTTTGATGGAAGATTGTCGTCTGCAAGCTTTAGTTTTACGTATGGATCAGACTTACCCAACAGATCTTTTTTCTTCAGTTTATATGCCCGGACGACAGTCACATTTAGAATACCAGTTGGCTTCTTCAGAGCTCTGCGCATCGAAGATGCTTCGTAAGACTAGTGAGTTTGAAATgtgaagatagatagatagatagatagatagatagataataaTGGTATAATAGCAAGTAAAATCTTGCAAACCCCCACCGCGTTGGGTCCATAATTGCCACTTGCAGTGTTTTAGGCCATAGATACATGTTGGCGACCTGTTTCTTAATCGTCTCCTGCAGAGGACAAAAAATGTACAACATCAGAAACAGAGGAAATAGATCAAAAAAAAAAGGCATAAACAGCCAACCTGAATAAACAACGTATCTATTATCTCCAACGACAGATGCATAGGCAGTATATATGGCATAGGAATAATCTAACGTTTATGGACTCGTCAGGAACAGCGATGACACCTGAACAAATCTGTAAAGACCAGGTATCGACATAAGATCGGCTCCCAGAAGCTTCAATCCAAAATCAACATGTGGCTGCAAGAGATGAAAATATGGTTGGGGCAGtgactgactgactgactgacCAGAGCTCGTAGTAAAAAATTCATCAAACGTGAGTCGCTACTTGTGGTTCACCTTCTCCATGAGCGATACAAGGATCTTTGCAAAACAAGGGAAATTGGGGACGAGTGGCTTCAATGTGATGCGTGGTATAGCAAAGACTTGTAAGTCTATTACCTGAAAAGACTTGGAAATTTGGGAAAAATGTGCATGCTTAAGAAAAAAATTTAGCTTCTATTTTTTTCTTACAAAAATGGACATCGAATACCCAAACCTGTGCGCTTGCTTTTAGTCCGAATGCCTTGACCACGACAGTGACGTTAGGATTTCCAGCCCATTTGAGTGATGGTTCCATGATTAGTTCCTTTTCGTCCGTGGTGTAAACTTTCATTCCTGCAACATATCCTCCTCATGTGTCAGATTTCATATGACCGGAGAAAAATAGGTTACGTATTTCTAGAGAGAGATTCTGAGATCACTGTCAAAATGTCTGATATTAGCAGAAAAGGGGACTGAGTTAGCTTAGCTTACAACAGTCGAGTAAAAATGAGAGGACCACTAACCTTGAAAAGTAGGTGGCAGAGTGCCTAATGTGAGGGTTTCGAATTCAACCGACTCCATCTTGAACTTGGCAGTGTTCTCAGCGATAATTGGTTTTGCGATCTCTTTCGCAGTTTTGCATATTGCCTGCACAACGACTGTTTAGGTAAGCACGGAATCGAAAGAAGAGAACCAACTCGAGGAGCTGCCATTGGGTCCTCCAAATACTCGAGGAATTTGCTGAGATTCCAAAGAGTAGTCACCTTGTCGAGATACGGCCACATATGCTCGAGAAACTTGTTTAGCCAGTCGATCTTCGAGGACAAAATCAAAACAAGTTTAGTTTTCTGTAGACTTACGACACACATCATAAACATGAACCAGAATCGGAGAGAAATGGTGTTTCTTACTCGATCGAAGTCTGGATTTTTCACCCACACAGGAATTTCAGGAAACATGTGCTCCAGTGATTTTGCATCTTGTTCAAATAGCGGTCGGATTTCAGGATCCTGAGTGCGTATGTTCTTACCATTCATTACCAGGATGACAAAAAGGTAACATCTAgtctaccagaaaataataatattgtGATGTTGATCGACAAAGCAAAAAATGTCCTTGCGCTGCAATTTGGATGATCTGAAGACGCATAAATTAACCACAACTCTTAGATTTATTTGGACGATCTGAAGATACATCATGCGATTCTTAAACTCCAATGTATGGGTATTATCTattggcggggggggggggggggggcataacAAGGATCATGCAAGGACATCGACTAAGATCCCCTAAAGGGGGTGGGTCATGGATGTTCTCACATTATAAGCAGCAGCATATCGCATAACAAGGATCATGCAAGGACATCGACTAAGATCCCCTAAAGGGGGTGGGTCATGGATGTTCTCACATTATAAGCAGCAGCATATCACATAACAAGGATCATGCAAGGACATCGACTAAGATCCCCTAAAGGGGGTGGGTCATGGATGTTCTCACATTATAAGCAGCAGCATATCACGAAGCCGAACTATGCCGCCATAATACAATACAATACTTTAACGGCGGTGGCAAAAGCATCAGAGGAAATTATATGATCCAAATTTCTGGGTAAATTCGAAAAGATTAGAGAGGGATTTCTTTTCTATCATAAAAAGGGAAAGCTAAAACAATTCTCCAGCGCTCTTGATCTGCTAaggtgaaacaaaaaaaaaaaaaaaggaacaaactGCCACAATTCGCAGCGGCAACAAATCCTCTCGAGAAGAAGAAGTCAATCGATCGAGAAAACGTGAAGAACCGCCAAAATGGCCACCCTCAAAGAGCGGAGAAATATCAAAATCATACCTTGACATCCGTGGGCTGGAAGTAGATGAAGAGGTAGTAACCGATGACCAGCCCGACGGCGATCCCAATTCCGAAGCCGAAGAAACCTAGCACGGAGCTGAAGAATCCCATCTCCGATATCTTCTACAGACGCTCAACGGACGCGGAGGCGCGAAGGAACGCTCAAAGCAgaacgaaagaaagaaaaggggaaaaaaaccCCACCTTTCCGCACTGTGATCACCGAATCACCTAAATCTCCTTCCCCTCCGATCCGAACCAAGCAATCGAGAAGAGGAAGACTCCGACCAAGAAACAGTcgggagaaagggagaggagagaaTAGGATGCAGAGAAGATCTACGTTTCCGACGCCGAGCGGGAATTAGTGGCAGCCGTAAAAGAGGGAAGAGCAGCGTGTGTGCACGCGCCTGTGTCGTCGGTAACGCCCTGCTGCTGCATGGAGCTCGGAAACCACTGCCCGTTACAGTCACCACCGCACACTTGTTTTATTCTCTCGACTCCCGAATCCACCCATTTATCTGCAAAGTGTCACTATTCTGCACCAAATTTACGTACAGAACTTTGTGATGTCTGGTGAACGGTTACGGTTACTTCCGTTGGGTGTCGTGGAGGGATGCCATGCTTTCTCCGCACTAAAAGATGACCGGAGTAGGGAAGGACGGTGGCGTGGACACGTTTGGGTCAAACGGACCCTCCATTTCCCGGGTGGAAATGGAGTCCTTTACATTCGGACATCCGCTGTAACGGACTCATGACTACTTCTGATCCGTGGATGGAGACGagcgatgtgggtggatggatggatggatggatggagggAGCTGCAGGTgttaatgtcaaaatttttaggtaATTAATTTATCAGAATCAGTTTGATTGGGTTTGACTGACTCtatttttttaagattttatCCTCTTTTTTTTAATCAACTAAGTTTTAGCTATTTGATTTGGTCCATTTGAATTTAATTGTCACTTtgatttctctcaaattatcccGCACTACCAATCAAAAAATGGAATAAGGAAGTTTCCGCCAATCGCCATCCCCAACACCAACCTCCTTCTTCTCGTTAGTCACCGTCGAAGAAGCCTTACGAAGCCTCAGTGATTAGGTAGGTCGCCATCGCCATAGCCTCGTAGTGGTAGTGGTCCCCACTCATTGTCGTTGCTAACATCCATCCTCCTTCTCGTTGGTTACTATCATCGTCGAAGAAGCCTTGGGAGCCTTACGTGATCAATGTGTATCACCCTAACCCCAGCAAGCAAAACCCTAGCCTCGCGGTGGTCGATAACATTCTCATCGGTCACCATTGTCCTCCTCCTTCCCATTGGTCACCATTGTTCTCCATCAACAAAGCCCTATGGAGTCTTGATGATCAATTAGTGTTGCCCTAACCTCATTGAATCGCTTTGTCATTCCTCCCTTTCGATGGTGCATACTCTGCTAGTGGAAGTGGAAGACGTGGTTATAGGTATGACTTGGTTGTGATCGAAGGCTTCTTCATTCATGACATGCAAAGTTGCAAGATAAATGTGGAATGTGGAATGGTTACAAGGCCGCATGATCAACCGTTGTATCGGCGGTGAAGCCTTTGCAGTGCCGTTTGAAGCCTCCACAGCCTCCTTTGCAATGTCAATCATTCGATGCATCGTCACATTATTCATTgctataacaatatatatatatatatatacgatttcTAATAACATATACGATGGAGACAATATGAAGAAGAACAGATATGGAGTGATTTTATTTGCATCGTCATACTACCAATGCTATCACTAATATATTGATAACctcaacagaagaagaagaagaagaaatatcaAAGTTAAAAGATAAGACTGAATTCTATGTTGTTCATCCTCATTCGAGTGATATGGTCCAAGTCTAAACATCTACAAAGACAATTATAATAGACTTAAAAAAGAGAATCTATTCATGTCTATGTTTTGATATTTCTAGTATGCTATGCTCTTATGTAATAGCTACTATTGGGATTTTGAACTCCAATTCATATCAACAATGTGATGATTATTTTTTAGCATAATATTTATAGAGGCACCATCTTCCCAACAAGAAGCAAGTaatattagattaaaaaaaatagacGATAAGATTAGCTTGCCTTTGAAGAGTGTCAAAATAGTCAAACAGAAGAAATAAGGCAAGGATAAAATCAAGGCATGATGGCAAGATCCCTAAAGGGTGTTCGAGGTGTCAATAATTAGGTTACAATTAATGGTCATGAAAATTTTGACTGGTCGTATAATTTGATGTTGTCA belongs to Musa acuminata AAA Group cultivar baxijiao chromosome BXJ3-5, Cavendish_Baxijiao_AAA, whole genome shotgun sequence and includes:
- the LOC135637883 gene encoding synaptotagmin-2-like, with protein sequence MGFFSSVLGFFGFGIGIAVGLVIGYYLFIYFQPTDVKDPEIRPLFEQDAKSLEHMFPEIPVWVKNPDFDRIDWLNKFLEHMWPYLDKAICKTAKEIAKPIIAENTAKFKMESVEFETLTLGTLPPTFQGMKVYTTDEKELIMEPSLKWAGNPNVTVVVKAFGLKASAQVIDLQVFAIPRITLKPLVPNFPCFAKILVSLMEKPHVDFGLKLLGADLMSIPGLYRFVQETIKKQVANMYLWPKTLQVAIMDPTRALKKPTGILNVTVVRAYKLKKKDLLGKSDPYVKLKLADDNLPSKKTTVKRSNLNPEWNEEFKLVVKEPESQALELSVYDWEQVGKHDKMGVNSIPLKDLTPDETKSLTLELLKNLDPNDPQNDKSRGQIVLEVTYRPFKEGEVANDISEDEGEIEKPPEGTPAGGGLLVVIVHEAQDLEGKHHTNPYVRILFRGEEKKTKCLKKNRDPRWEEEFQYMCEEPPTNDKMHVEVLSKPPSIGIHSKEMLGYVVINVADAVTNKRINEKYHLIDSRNGRIQVELQWRSS